In Juglans regia cultivar Chandler chromosome 13, Walnut 2.0, whole genome shotgun sequence, the DNA window CTCACACCCAATCAAAACCTTTGAATTCACAACATCGGTACTCCGATAAGCCCTAAGCAATTAGAATGAAGAACACATGGATAATTACTATTAATTCATTACCCCAATTACGTACTTAAGACCCCTTTAAAAATTTCTAATCAGGAATTATCCTTAAACATAATTGGATTTCATCAAATTGGACACTACAAACATTTAAAGCTATCCTTACAAGATTTTCTCTTCAGAATTGGACCATTTGACTAGTTCAAGCAAAATTGAAAAGGACCTTAATTGATAATTGGGTAAGTGAAATGAATTTACCTTGATTTGAAAAGTGGTTCCATCAGCAAGATGCACAAGCTTATAGAATCTTGTTTCCTCTATACAAACCACATTGGAAGAGTACCAAATGGTCTGTTATCCAACAAGGCAAAGCGGCTATAGCCTAAATGAACAGAGAAAGCCACCCTTACagcatcaatatatttaaataaaactaagaTCATAAAGGTTAACGATGACTGTAGTCATTCTTCATCAGTGTGATATTGTTCATGCCCATTTAGACGATTTACTTTAATTAGCTGTACAAGATTTAGAAGTAGAACAACTTAAATTAATGTTTCAATCGTATGTTGGAGACTGAACCCCAAATGAAATCATGATCCTTATTTCTTTCCATGGAAACAAGTACCTGTTGGGTGGTCATAAGCTCTCTCAACCCCAAAAGTTAGTTCAAGGGGTGAGGTTTTCCCTTACAATCATAAACAGGCCACAACCTTGTCCAACCCTTTCCACAACCAATGTAGGATTACCCCAACAGTACCAACAAACCCCAAGCCTAACAATAGGCTTGATTACACTTTAGAACAAATAAAAGCCACTCATTCCTCAAACAAACAAAGCAACAAATACTTAGCATTTTGCAGTAGCAATTATACAAAGCATATGCACTCACCGCATTTTAAGAATTTCTAAACAAGCTTTCCACAATCAAAATCAGCCCTCTTCAACAGCAACCCAGCAAGGAATCTGGCTAGTATTTTATCCCTTAAGAAGCTTCTCGCTTTTCCACTACCATCCTGAATGTAACCAATAATATAAGCTGTAGTAATGAGGTTAATGCTTCTCCATTTCCTCTCTTTGGCATACTTCTTCAATCCCAATTCAATCCTCTTATATTCATCatgatctctttctctttccgtTTTGTCTTTTCTCTGATCCCCACTTGGTTTTTTCAATAGAGCTTGACCAAGACACCTGGCCAAAACAACGCCGTCTTCCAAGGCAGAACAACCACCTTGGCCAAGGTCAGGGGTCATGGGATGGAGTGCATCGCCGGCTACACAGACGTTTCCTTTGCTGACATTTCCCCAAAAAAGCTCCCAGGGATGCCTGTACCTTAATGCCGATGATGTCATACCATCTAGTTCAGTGTTTTCAATTACATTCCTTATTTCATCAGGAACTTTTTCAAGCTTGCCTAACACAAATTGTTTCATCCTAGCCGGGTTATCTTCTATCTCTTTATCTGCAAGATAGatacatgtaaaagaaaattgtgaCAATGCTAAGCATAGATTTCAGTAGTGAAATATATGCCATTACAATTGTCATGGAAACATGAATATTATACATGTGGAAACTAGATATTATTTCAACTGTAGAGGGAGGGAATTTGGAGAGCATCCCAGACAAGAATCCTGTTTCAAAAGGCATTCTTCTCCACATAATGCAGTAGTATTAATTTTGTCATCCTATTTTTGGTTCTAATATAATCTGTTACTCCAGAAACTGTACCCTTTTTAAAGCCAAGAAT includes these proteins:
- the LOC108993352 gene encoding monooxygenase 2-like isoform X2, with product MLLALPPLFDNIINGFLSKNVTTSTISGLQTSKISFDAKGKHAEHEVRCVKRKLLLEALAEELPSGTIRYSSKVVCLEESGSLMLVHLADGTILRTKVLIGCDGVNSVVAKWLHFKKPAFAGRSAIRGFADFKRNHGFENKFMQFFGKGFRSGFLPCDDSKVYWFFTWTPSSQDKEIEDNPARMKQFVLGKLEKVPDEIRNVIENTELDGMTSSALRYRHPWELFWGNVSKGNVCVAGDALHPMTPDLGQGGCSALEDGVVLARCLGQALLKKPSGDQRKDKTERERDHDEYKRIELGLKKYAKERKWRSINLITTAYIIGYIQDGSGKARSFLRDKILARFLAGLLLKRADFDCGKLV